A single window of Polaribacter sp. SA4-10 DNA harbors:
- a CDS encoding nuclear transport factor 2 family protein → MFLGCSPKQCKKDDPKVVERILQDFIKALSDREFEKLESISTTDLVIYEDGSIWNNDSLVQAFSGVAEISFQLMNFDTKVDCNSARTKYINIGKFELPDKTVKVKFLESASFIKEKGLWKIEFIHSTPMK, encoded by the coding sequence TTGTTCTTAGGATGCTCACCGAAACAATGTAAAAAAGATGACCCGAAAGTAGTTGAACGAATTCTTCAGGATTTTATTAAAGCCTTATCTGATAGAGAGTTTGAAAAACTTGAAAGTATATCTACAACGGACTTAGTTATTTATGAGGATGGATCAATATGGAATAATGACAGTCTAGTACAAGCTTTTAGTGGTGTTGCAGAAATATCATTTCAATTGATGAATTTTGACACAAAGGTTGATTGTAACTCTGCAAGAACAAAATACATTAACATTGGTAAGTTCGAATTACCTGACAAAACGGTTAAAGTAAAATTCCTAGAAAGTGCTTCATTTATCAAAGAAAAAGGGCTTTGGAAAATTGAATTTATTCACTCCACTCCAATGAAATAA
- a CDS encoding IS110 family transposase: MKNYKEVVGIDVSKKTIDAYCYQAQVHKEFKNDIVGYKSLLNWVLKSTKGVSVFYCFENTGYYSLKLALYLNSQKIVYVEESPLKIKRSSGIVKEKTDRLDASLIARYGWIYREELIPSTVKSTTHLELGRLLALRDQLVRNNAGLKGTLKEMKVFLTSSTTDAGCISLKRSIDYLSKQVKAIEIRIEELIFDDVSMQKNYELLSSLKGVGFVVACQLIYHTGNFTRFDNWRSFSSYCGTAPFAHESGTSIKRRKQCHYLGDRKMKSLLSMASISAIQHDSELRIYYKRKLAEGKDKMLAINNVRNKLIARAFAVVKRGTPYVVLQNYAA; encoded by the coding sequence ATGAAAAATTACAAAGAAGTCGTAGGAATTGATGTATCAAAAAAAACAATTGATGCTTATTGTTATCAAGCTCAAGTTCACAAGGAGTTTAAGAATGATATTGTAGGTTATAAAAGCTTATTAAACTGGGTTTTAAAATCAACAAAAGGGGTTAGTGTTTTTTATTGTTTTGAGAATACGGGATATTATTCTTTAAAATTAGCACTTTATCTAAATAGTCAGAAGATTGTTTATGTAGAAGAAAGCCCATTGAAAATTAAGCGTTCCTCAGGTATTGTAAAAGAGAAAACAGATCGTTTGGATGCAAGTTTAATTGCTAGATATGGGTGGATTTATAGAGAAGAATTAATTCCAAGTACAGTTAAAAGTACAACCCATTTAGAACTTGGTAGATTATTAGCGTTAAGAGATCAACTAGTTAGAAACAATGCTGGTTTGAAAGGTACTTTAAAAGAGATGAAAGTATTTTTAACAAGTTCTACCACAGATGCAGGTTGTATCAGTTTAAAAAGAAGTATTGATTACTTATCTAAACAAGTAAAGGCAATAGAGATTAGAATAGAAGAGCTCATCTTTGATGATGTTTCAATGCAAAAAAATTATGAATTATTATCAAGTTTAAAGGGAGTTGGTTTTGTGGTTGCTTGTCAATTAATTTACCATACAGGTAATTTTACAAGATTTGATAATTGGCGTTCTTTCTCGAGTTATTGTGGAACAGCACCTTTTGCACATGAGTCGGGTACTAGTATAAAAAGAAGAAAGCAATGTCATTATTTAGGAGATAGAAAGATGAAAAGTTTATTAAGTATGGCAAGTATTTCTGCCATTCAACATGATAGTGAATTACGAATCTATTATAAGAGAAAGTTAGCGGAAGGAAAAGATAAAATGCTAGCGATAAATAATGTTAGAAATAAACTCATAGCTAGAGCATTTGCAGTAGTAAAAAGAGGAACTCCTTATGTAGTTCTTCAAAATTATGCAGCATAA
- a CDS encoding transposase — MYRNDKVIRRYSEPFKLKILAERSTGKYTKSELCKLYSIAPTTVNEWIKKYNRKDLMNTRVKVETKDEISRIKTLQKEIEQLKKLLLKKDLDTMIEESYLEVAAEDLGYKSIAELKKKLKIKP; from the coding sequence ATGTACAGAAATGACAAAGTAATTAGACGTTACAGTGAACCTTTTAAATTAAAAATTTTAGCCGAACGTAGTACTGGAAAATACACAAAAAGTGAACTTTGCAAACTCTATTCTATTGCACCTACAACGGTTAATGAATGGATTAAAAAGTACAATCGTAAAGACTTAATGAATACCAGAGTAAAAGTGGAAACTAAAGACGAAATATCTAGAATTAAAACGCTTCAAAAAGAAATTGAACAGCTAAAAAAACTACTATTAAAAAAGGATCTCGATACTATGATAGAAGAATCCTATCTAGAAGTAGCTGCAGAAGATTTAGGCTACAAATCTATTGCCGAACTAAAAAAAAAGCTAAAGATAAAGCCCTAA
- a CDS encoding bifunctional 2-polyprenyl-6-hydroxyphenol methylase/3-demethylubiquinol 3-O-methyltransferase UbiG, with translation MNEEIRNMLGVEENKPNDWFETLYAESNKLGNGVPWANMAPHPIFKSWIDKTLPSENEKTALVVGCGLGDDAIELEAKGYKVTAFDVSESAIALCKKRFPKSKVDFITADLLEGISDWSLKFDLVLEIFTIQALPPKYEELLIKNIASFVSSNGQLIVIAEVQSEKRRYEIGPPWLLNNDYMKSFERNGLKQISHTTNNASKRGEEIHLSIFQRS, from the coding sequence ATGAATGAAGAAATAAGAAATATGCTGGGTGTTGAAGAAAATAAACCCAATGATTGGTTTGAGACTCTTTATGCCGAATCAAATAAATTAGGAAATGGAGTTCCCTGGGCCAATATGGCTCCACATCCAATTTTTAAAAGCTGGATAGATAAAACGCTTCCTTCAGAAAATGAAAAGACTGCTTTGGTAGTTGGATGCGGTTTAGGTGATGACGCTATCGAATTGGAGGCTAAAGGATATAAAGTTACCGCTTTTGATGTTTCAGAAAGTGCCATAGCACTCTGCAAAAAGAGATTCCCAAAATCTAAGGTTGACTTCATAACAGCAGATTTACTAGAAGGAATTTCTGACTGGTCTCTGAAATTTGATCTTGTTTTAGAAATCTTTACCATTCAAGCACTACCACCAAAATATGAAGAATTATTAATAAAAAACATAGCAAGCTTTGTGTCTTCTAATGGTCAACTAATTGTTATCGCAGAAGTACAATCTGAAAAAAGAAGGTATGAAATTGGTCCGCCTTGGCTCTTGAATAATGACTATATGAAATCGTTTGAAAGAAATGGTTTAAAACAAATTTCTCATACAACGAATAATGCATCTAAAAGAGGAGAAGAAATTCACCTTTCCATTTTTCAGAGATCATAA
- a CDS encoding aminotransferase class V-fold PLP-dependent enzyme has protein sequence MSTIKNDLALFNELVEVLIKEEKINPVAERIDSSELYETIDLSLNDGAMIDDDFKTLLSDVLIATPKTATNLFFNQLFGGRQSKAILGDLLAVMLNNSMYTYKVAGPQVGIEQEIIRQSCDLIGYGKNSNGTFPTGGSMSNYMGLIMGRDAKDPSCRLNGMTKPLIIYTSKECHYSNSKNASFAGIGRNNIRYIKADSKGRMIPELLEAQILEDIENGGVPTYVNATAGTTVLGAFDPIDKIADITEKYKIWLHVDGAYCGSVIFSEKYKHLVKGVERSNSFSYNAHKMLGTPLTCSIILVNDKKHLHASFSNDASYLYQTDGDDFNLGKTSFQCGRRNDALKFWTLWKSIGTNGLKQIVEQQFKLADVALAYIRKNPDYTLYSFDDSISICFNYKNIDPMALCTALYEHQETVVGFGSFEEDTFVRLVTINANNGKEDILNFFKVLEAFVEKNPNLEKVAAFTV, from the coding sequence TGGGGCAATGATTGATGACGATTTTAAAACGCTACTATCTGATGTTCTTATTGCTACCCCAAAAACAGCAACAAACTTATTTTTTAATCAGCTTTTTGGTGGTAGACAATCTAAAGCAATTTTAGGAGATTTATTAGCAGTCATGCTAAATAATAGCATGTATACTTATAAAGTTGCGGGCCCACAAGTAGGTATTGAACAAGAAATAATTAGACAATCTTGTGATTTAATTGGTTATGGTAAAAACAGTAATGGAACTTTTCCAACTGGGGGTTCTATGAGTAATTATATGGGTTTAATTATGGGGAGAGATGCTAAAGACCCTTCTTGTAGATTAAACGGAATGACAAAACCTTTGATTATTTATACGTCAAAAGAATGTCATTATTCAAATTCTAAAAACGCAAGTTTTGCAGGTATTGGTAGAAATAATATTCGTTATATAAAAGCAGATTCAAAAGGTAGAATGATTCCAGAACTCTTGGAAGCACAAATTTTAGAAGATATAGAAAATGGCGGAGTACCTACTTATGTAAATGCAACTGCAGGAACAACTGTTTTAGGGGCTTTTGACCCAATTGATAAAATTGCTGATATTACAGAAAAATATAAAATTTGGTTGCACGTAGATGGTGCATATTGTGGAAGTGTAATTTTTAGTGAGAAGTATAAACATCTTGTAAAAGGAGTAGAGAGATCTAACTCTTTTAGTTATAATGCGCATAAAATGCTTGGAACACCCTTAACATGTTCTATTATTTTAGTGAATGATAAAAAACATTTGCACGCTTCTTTTAGCAATGATGCAAGTTATTTATACCAAACAGACGGAGACGATTTTAATTTAGGAAAAACTTCTTTTCAATGCGGAAGAAGAAATGATGCTTTAAAATTTTGGACGCTATGGAAATCCATAGGAACAAACGGTTTAAAGCAAATTGTAGAACAACAATTTAAGTTGGCAGATGTTGCATTAGCGTATATTAGAAAGAACCCCGATTATACATTATATAGTTTTGATGATTCTATTTCTATTTGTTTCAATTATAAAAATATAGATCCAATGGCGCTTTGCACTGCTTTGTATGAGCATCAAGAAACCGTAGTTGGTTTTGGTTCTTTTGAAGAAGATACTTTTGTTAGATTGGTAACTATTAATGCAAATAATGGCAAAGAAGATATCTTAAACTTTTTTAAAGTTTTAGAGGCTTTTGTTGAGAAAAATCCAAATTTAGAAAAAGTGGCAGCATTTACTGTTTAA